In Acidobacteriota bacterium, the genomic window CCCAGCAGCACGGCGTAGAGCCGCGGCTGAGACACCTTCTCCGACAATCGGGTCTCCATGGTCTTGACGTCGAAGACCGGCTGATTGGGATCGATGTTGAGGATCGCCCGGCGAATGGGCTCCGCCAACACCGCCGGATCACCCTCGGTGCGCGCGAGAAGGAACATCGCCGGGAAGTTGTACTGCGAGAAGGGGACGTACATCTCCGGTTTCATCGGCTGATCGATCTCGTCCTGGCGGGTGCTCCCCACCACACCGATGATCTCGCCACCCACCGGAACCCGCGGGAAGAGGTCGGCCACCAGCGAGCCCATCACCAGGCGCTCCCCCAGAGGGCTTTCGTCGGGCCAGAACTGCCGCGCCATCGCCTCGTTGATCACCACCACCGGCCGTGAATCCTCGCGGTCCTGCGGGTTGAACACCCGGCCGGCCTTGAGAGGGATGCCCATGGTGGCGAAATATCCCGGGCTGACGGTACGGAATCCCGAGACCACCACGTCATCCAAGGTCTCCGGCGGATCGCCCTCGATGAAGAAATCCCAGTCGAAGCCGATACTCGCCAGCGGCAGCCAGGATGCGGCTCCGACGGAGTCCACCTGAGGCAGGGAACCCACTTCCTCGAGCATGCTGCGATAGAAGGTGACTTGACGGGCTGGATCCGGATAGCGGCCGTCGGGCAAGGCGACCTGGAGACTCAGGACCCCTTCCGGCTCGAACCCCAGCTCGGCATCGAGAGTGTTGAAAAAGCTCTTCATCATCAAACCCGCCACCACCAACAGACAGAGAGCGAAAGCCACCTCCAGAACCACCACCGCTCGCCGCAGCAGGCGCGCCGATCCCCCGGCGGCGCCGCTCCGGCCGCCTTCCTTGAGCAGCTCGTAGAGCCCGCTGGTGGCCAGGGTCACCGCCGGTGCCAGGCCGAAGAGCACGCCGGTGATCAATGAGGCCAGGAAGGCGAAGAGCAACACCCGGCCATCCACCGCCAGCTCCTCGATGCGCGGTACCTGGCCCGCCAGCATGGAGGCCAGCCAGCGCACCGCGACGCCGGTGAAGGCCAGGCCCAGAATCCCGCCCACCAGAGCCAGCACCACGCTCTCGGTGACCAACTGTCGGCCGAGGCGCAGGCGGCTGGCACCCAAGGAGCGGCGCAGAGCGAACTCGGAGCCCCGGGCCGTGGCCCGGGCCAACAATAGATTGGCGACGTTGGCGCAGGCGATGAGGAGCAGCCCGCCGACGGCGGCCAGGAGCAAGAAGAGACTCGAACGTAGATTGCCCACGGTGCGTTCATAGAGCGTGAAGATCACCGCGTCGAAGCCGGTGTTGGAACCGGGGTACTCCTGCTCCAACGCTCCGGTGAGGGCCGCCATCTCCTCCTGCGCCCGTTGCAGACTCACCCCGTCCTTGAGCCGTGCCACCGTGTTCAAGGTGCGCACGGTCCGCCCGGACCACTCTTCTTGGGTGAAGGCCTTGGGCAGCCAGAGCTCCGTCTCCTGGGGAAAGCGGAACCCCGGGGGCATGATCCCCACCACCTGATAAGGCACGCCGTCGAGGCTGACGGTGTCCTCGAGGATTCCCCGGTCGCCACCGAATCGCCGCTGCCACAACCCATAGGTCAGTACCACCACCCGGCCGGCGCCGGGCTGGTCCTCTTCCGGCAAGAAGGTACGGCCGTGCAAGGGCTGCACTCCGAAGACCTCGAAGAAGCCATCGGTGACGGTGGTGGTGTTGATGCGCTCGGGCTCGGCCTCGCCGGTGAGATTGAAGCCGGTGCCCTGGTAGAGCGAATAGCCTGCGAAAGTGGCAAAGCTCTCCGCCTGGCGCCGCCAATCGCGGAAGTTGGCCGGCGACACCGGATACCACTTCCAGCCGCGCTCCAGATTGCGTTCGAAGACCTGGACCAGGCGCTCGGACTCGGGATACGGCAGGGGCCGCAGCAACACCGTGTTGACCACGCTGAAGATGGTGGTGCTGGCGCCGATGCCCAGGGCGAGGGTGAGCAAGGCCACCGCGGTGAACCCGGGGTTGCGGGCGAGGGCTCGCAGGGCGAAGCGCAGGTCTCGGAGGAGTCCGCTCATGGCGTCCTTTCTGGAGGCAGGGGGGCTGCCGGCACCGCGCCGGAACTCACCGACGATGGGTTCTGCCCAGAGCCACCGAAATCACTCGTCCGAAGGATGCGCCATGGGCTGCATCCAAGGGGGTCTGACGGCCCAGCGGGGAGACCCGAATAGATCTTCGAAGAAAGGGGATTATACCAGACTGCCCAAGGCCCCGGGGAGACCTGGCGAGGTGCTGAAAAGCAAACGGGGAGCAGCTCGTATCAGAGCCACTCCCCGCGCTTTGGAGTCGATGCGATGGGGGGATCGTTGCGATCAGGTCTCCCGATCAGCTGCCGATGGAATCAGAAGCTGAAGGAGGCGCTGATGATCACATAATCGCTCTCGAACTCGTCGAGGATGAAATCCAGCAGCAGACCCCGGTTCGGATCGATGGTCGGGATCACCCCCACCACGGTCTCGAAGCTGGTCTGGTGGTACTCACCCTTGAGCACGATATTCGGCCGCAACGAGTAGACCAAGGAGGCTCCCAGATCCTCGCGGAGCTGGAAGGATTCCGTGCCCTCGGTGAGGTTGATATTGCTCTGATCCACCGGGCTGTACTCCGACTGCACCCAGAGGCCCAGGCTCTCGGTGACGTTGAATCCGAGCTGGAAGTAGTAGTTCTCGCTCTGGATCTCACCGTCGAAGAGCAGGCTGTTGTTCGAGGGAATCTCGAAGTATTTGTACTCCGCCCGGGCGGTGAAGCGATCGAAGACACCGTCCACCGAGAAGTGGTAGGTGTCCCAACCCCGCTTGCCATCGTGGAAGCCGCTGCCCTCGACGTCGTATTGCTGGATGCCGGCACCGAAGCGCAGACCGCTCACCGGAGTGTTGAGCCAGAGCTGGGCACCGTAGGCATCGGTGGCCTCCGCCTCGAAGACCGAGGTGGTGTTGGCCGCCACCGACTCCAGAAGATCGAACTCACCGTAGTAGAGATCGAGGTCCAGGGACCAATCCGAGTCGGTGAAGAACGAGGTCACCAGCACGGCGCCATCGATGGTCTCACTGACGAAGCTCCCCTCGCGGTAGAAGACGTAGGCGGGCCGGAAGAAGGGCAGCAGGGTTCCGACGTCGCGGAACTCGTTGAAGATGCCCACCGGCACCGGCACCCGTCCGGCCTTGATGGAGAAATTGTCGGTGAACCGATACTGGTAAAAGAGCCAGTCCAGCTCCACATCGTCGTCGGTGTCCTCCAGCGGACTGTCGCCGAATTTGCGGTGGCTGAGCTGCACCAACAGGGTGTGTTTGGGCGCCGGATCGTAGCGCAACTGCAGCGCCGCGATGCGGTAATCCCAGGTGCCGTCCTCTTCGAGACCAAGAATCTGGTCGTCCGAAGAGTTGGGCTGTTGATCACTGTCCGGACTCAGCTCCGCATAGGCGGTGGTGAGGTAGCCGTGGAGACGGAAATGCTCCGACCAATAGCTACTCCCCGAATCACCACCATCCCCGGAGCTACCGCCGTCGTCCGCCGTGGAGAGCAGACTGTTTTGAGCCGCCAAGGTCTTCGCCAGAGAACCACCGCTCTCCGCCAGGACCGGCATGGCCCAAAGCAAACAAGCGATCCATCCGACGACCAAAGCGGGCTGACAAGGACGCATTCCGCGACCACGCATCATGCCGAACTCCTTTCCATGTTTCAGAACTTGGAAATGGACTTATACCACACTCCCACATCGGAGTGAAAGCGTAAGACACGAAATTGCAAGCACTGTCCACGCTTCTTCGACCCATGAGAGCAACCCTAACTGGAGCCACCCGGCCGGAGGGCTGACGCGGGTGGAGGAAGGATCCTCAGGCTCTCACTGCATCCGCCTGCAATGCTGCCAGACGACGGCGCAACAACGCCGCCAACAGCCGCACGCCGGGGTGCTTGAGTAAAGAAGTGTGATCTCCTGGAACGGAGTCTATCAGGGTTCCCGCGGGAAGTAACCTATTCCACAGCTCCCGCACGCCGATGCCGGTCTGCCGCTGCTCGCCGAGAATCATGTAGGCGGTTCCGTGGTAGGGCTGGGGAGAGTACCGGGCGAGACCTTGGAGATTGCCCTTGTAGACCTCGAAGAGCCCGGAGGTGGAGACCGCGTCGAGGCTGGCATAGGCGGGGCTGAGACGACGCAGCTGCCGTACCAGGTACTCGAGCTGCTGGTCCCGATCCATGGCCTCCAGCTCTTCCCGGGGCAGACCGCCGTCCTCCGGCATCAGGCGTTCGAAATCGTCCGCCAAGCGCAGCAGCAGGGCTCGCTCGTCCTGCAGATCCTCCGCTCCCTCCCCAGCGACGGAGGGCTCCACGAGCACCAGGAGCTCCACGCCGTCGCCGGAGCTCTGCAGGCGCTGGGCGATCTCCAAAGCCACCAGGGCTCCCATGGACCAGCCTCCCACCAGGTACGGGCCCTCCTCCTGGTACGAGCGCATGGCCTCGATGTAGCGCTGGGCCAGGTGCTCGATGCGCTGGAGAGGCAGCTCGACGCCGTCGAGGCCGGGGGCTTGCAGCCCGACGAAGGGACGCTGGGGACCGAGGTGCCGGGCCAGCTCGACATAGGCGGTGACATCCCCCGCCACCGGATGGACGAAGAACAGCGGGCGCTGCTCTCCCCGGGGTTGGATCAGCACCAGCGAGTCGGTCTCCCGCACGACCGGCAGCTCGCCGGAACCGCCGAGCCATTCGCTGAGCATGCGGCGCTTGTCATCGGACAGACCGGCGGTGCGGTCGGCGACGTCCCGCC contains:
- a CDS encoding ABC transporter permease, giving the protein MSGLLRDLRFALRALARNPGFTAVALLTLALGIGASTTIFSVVNTVLLRPLPYPESERLVQVFERNLERGWKWYPVSPANFRDWRRQAESFATFAGYSLYQGTGFNLTGEAEPERINTTTVTDGFFEVFGVQPLHGRTFLPEEDQPGAGRVVVLTYGLWQRRFGGDRGILEDTVSLDGVPYQVVGIMPPGFRFPQETELWLPKAFTQEEWSGRTVRTLNTVARLKDGVSLQRAQEEMAALTGALEQEYPGSNTGFDAVIFTLYERTVGNLRSSLFLLLAAVGGLLLIACANVANLLLARATARGSEFALRRSLGASRLRLGRQLVTESVVLALVGGILGLAFTGVAVRWLASMLAGQVPRIEELAVDGRVLLFAFLASLITGVLFGLAPAVTLATSGLYELLKEGGRSGAAGGSARLLRRAVVVLEVAFALCLLVVAGLMMKSFFNTLDAELGFEPEGVLSLQVALPDGRYPDPARQVTFYRSMLEEVGSLPQVDSVGAASWLPLASIGFDWDFFIEGDPPETLDDVVVSGFRTVSPGYFATMGIPLKAGRVFNPQDREDSRPVVVINEAMARQFWPDESPLGERLVMGSLVADLFPRVPVGGEIIGVVGSTRQDEIDQPMKPEMYVPFSQYNFPAMFLLARTEGDPAVLAEPIRRAILNIDPNQPVFDVKTMETRLSEKVSQPRLYAVLLGAFAVLAVVLASVGIYGVMAFAVVQRRREIGMRMALGAPRRRVIRMVVQEGLTLAAWGLGLGLILTFLVSRWIESVLFEVAPSDPTVVVGVSIVFALVALLATLVPALRASRVDPMVALRYD